A stretch of Scheffersomyces stipitis CBS 6054 chromosome 2, complete sequence DNA encodes these proteins:
- the PSD2 gene encoding phosphatidylserine decarboxylase (go_funtion phosphatidylserine decarboxylase activity~go_process phospholipid biosynthesis): SQASLEKATFFNLTQEFQLFVKINANRAADLVQNGAEATKYSSKRSVNPLLMVVMNDVKKQTSRKLNTSQPSWDDELVIPLKPNSYSQLLVLTVWDKHKRYRNYLGELRLSVKDIFNLGGANFKSRSDLKWYKLYSNSEYHSFVTGSLLLSFELIVKRKKVSRKQRKQLKQSEDERAMESSVILKNWIKSLIDPEFETSTKPDEQGFYRETNKASNTLVDASDMESLVDEPNSGSSPLKLHKPHFNARSSSPANDDASSISEMSMMSSDGGVATESDSALLSTGDEVKTKNSKRSKLRKIALKRSSLFQDKFALSNREVLGVIFIEIVSCSDLPPLKSFTRASFDMDPFVVVTFGKKTFRTSWKRHTLNPIFNERVAFEILPHESKFNIQFSILDKDHFSFHDDVGHVSIPIQDITQVSTALPMVASSSLGTGIPRKSVSYMSLNLVDGGFTTGDNDSPSHSSIRILDDDNLIPSIRKKKFRKKVTLEQGDTSSFKVMNLKLDLYKDKFKEKYNPELKIRVRFETYENLRRRFWAILLEQYNLNDKENAYDYFELIALLDTLGCGNSDELVASFYEKLGRSTWGGDLLSHGEIIDCLEEHVNSAKSEGEYKIFEIDKCPICLNKRLNKKIDRDIITHVAICASKDWSIVNKLLVATYTTPQSASRKWFSKVLIKMTYGKYVLGGNNANILVQDRNTGLIMEEKMGVYVRLGIRLLYKGLDKAKTKRIRILLKKLSVKQGIKFDSPQSKNDIDSFIKFHKLNLSECLETDPSKYASFNEFFYRRLKQGARPIDCPNESQIVVSPADCRCTAFSDINSATELWIKGKNFTIAKLFNGNFNNLENTDIYSASKCSIGIFRLAPQDYHRFHCPVDGTIQNIKNIDGEYYTVNPMAIRSELDVFGENVRAIIPIKTDHFGTVIMVAVGAMMVGSIVLTVGEGDAVKRGDEIGYFKFGGSTIILLFEKRFFKFDSDLVNNSKSCVETLIRVGQSIGHSPDVKEHKPARIDFAKQTKDFKLNLIRVLTGGDLNNASELSNWESSNIKITTEDMDELVQQQNVLDEEEEEED, translated from the exons TCGCAGGCTTCTCTAGAGAAAGCGACATTCTTTAACCTTACTCAGGAGTTCCAGTTGTTTGTAAAAATCAATGCCAATCGTGCAGCCGACCTAGTTCAGAATGGCGCAGAGGCTACTAAGTACTCCTCCAAGAGAAGTGTCAACCCCCTCTTGATGGTGGTGATGAACGATGTCAAGAAACAGACCTCTCGTAAATTGAACACCAGCCAACCGTCATGGGACGACGAGTTAGTGATTCCGCTCAAGCCTAACTCCTACTCTCAACTATTAGTCCTAACGGTCTGGGATAAGCACAAGCGTTACAGAAATTACTTGGGCGAGCTTCGTCTATCGGTGAAGgatatcttcaatcttGGAGGTgcaaacttcaaaagtAGGAGCGATCTCAAGTGGTACAAGTTATACTCGAACAGCGAATATCACAGTTTTGTCACGGGATCACTTTTGCTCTCGTTTGAGTTAATAGTAAAGCGAAAGAAAGTATCTAGAAAACAGCGCAAGCAACTTAAACAATCAGAGGACGAAAGAGCTATGGAGTCG TCTGTGATCCTCAAGAACTGGATCAAATCCTTGATAGACCCAGAATTTGAAACCAGTACTAAGCCGGACGAACAGGGCTTTTACAGAGAAACCAATAAGGCCTCCAACACCCTAGTTGACGCTTCAGATATGGAATCTCTTGTAGATGAACCCAATTCTGGTTCTCTGCCTCTCAAACTTCACAAACCTCATTTCAATGCtagatcttcttctcccGCTAACGACGACGCCAGTTCTATTTCTGAGATGTCAATGATGTCTTCGGATGGTGGAGTTGCAACAGAAAGCGATTCTGCACTTTTGTCTACTGGAGACGAAGTGAAGACCAAAAATTCAAAGCGATcgaagttgagaaagatAGCTCTCAAAAGATCATCTTTATTTCAGGATAAGTTTGCATTATCTAATagagaagttcttggagtCATATTCATAGAAATCGTCTCTTGTTCAGATCTACCACCACTAAAAAGTTTTACTAGAGCTTCTTTTGACATGGATCCCTTTGTTGTAGTCACTTTTGGCAAAAAAACATTCAGAACAAGCTGGAAGCGCCACACATTGAATCCAATCTTTAATGAAAGAGTTGCATTTGAAATCCTACCGCATGAAAGCAAGTTCAACATTCAGTTTTCTATATTGGATAAGGACCATTTTTCTTTCCATGACGATGTGGGGCATGTATCGATTCCTATCCAGGATATCACGCAGGTATCTACGGCATTGCCCATGGTTgcttcaagttctcttgGAACTGGCATTCCTAGAAAGTCAGTCTCCTATATGTCTTTGAATTTAGTAGATGGAGGATTCACCACTGGTGATAACGATTCTCCACTGCATTCGAGTATCCGAATCTTAGATGATGACAACTTGATTCCATCAATTCGTAAAAAGAAGTTCAGGAAGAAAGTGACGCTAGAACAAGGCGATACCTCTAGCTTCAAAGTTATGAATCTAAAGTTAGACTTGTACAAAGATAAGTTCAAGGAAAAGTATAACCCCGAATTAAAGATCCGAGTCAGATTTGAAACCTACGAGAATTTGAGAAGACGATTCTGGGCCATTCTTTTGGAGCAGTACAATCTTAACGACAAGGAAAATGCCTACGATTACTTTGAGTTGATAGCCTTGTTAGACACTCTTGGTTGTGGTAATAGTGACGAGTTGGTAGCTAGCTTCTACGAAAAGCTTGGAAGGCTGACCTGGGGAGGTGATCTCTTGTCTCACGGTGAGATCATAGACTGCTTAGAAGAACATGTAAATTCTGCAAAAAGTGAAGGAGAATATAAAATCTTTGAGATTGATAAGTGCCCTATTTGTTTGAACAAGAGACTTAATAAAAAGATTGACCGAGACATCATTACGCACGTTGCTATCTGTGCTTCAAAAGATTGGAGTATTGTCAACAAATTACTAGTAGCTACGTACACCACACCACAATCTGCTTCTCGGAAGTGGTTCTCAAAAGTTTTGATCAAGATGACATATGGCAAGTATGTATTGGGTGGAAATAATGCCAACATCTTGGTTCAGGACAGAAACACCGGCCTTATCATGGAAGAGAAAATGGGAGTCTATGTGAGATTGGGAATCCGTTTGCTATACAAGGGGTTGGATAAGGCCAAGACTAAGAGGATCAGGATTTTACTAAAAAAGTTGAGTGTCAAACAGGGCATCAAGTTCGACAGTCCTCAACTGAAAAACGATATAGACtccttcatcaagttccacaagttgaacttaTCGGAATGTCTTGAGACTGATCCCTCCAAGTATGCCTCATTCAACGAATTTTTCTATAGAAGATTGAAGCAAGGGGCAAGACCCATAGATTGCCCTAATGAACTGCAAATCGTTGTTTCTCCAGCAGATTGTCGTTGTACAGCTTTTTCCGATATCAACAGTGCAACTGAGTTGTGGATCAAAGGGAAGAATTTCACCATTGCTAAATTGTTCAAcggcaacttcaacaatctcGAGAATACTGATATATACTCAGCTTCAAAGTGCTCCATTGGTATCTTTAGACTTGCTCCTCAAGATTATCACAGATTCCATTGTCCCGTAGACGGAACTATTCAAAACATCAAGAACATTGACGGAGAGTATTACACAGTTAATCCCATGGCTATTAGATCCGAGTTGGATGTGTTTGGAGAAAATGTAAGAGCCATCATTCCCATCAAGACTGACCATTTTGGAACGGTGATAATGGTAGCTGTAGGTGCCATGATGGTTGGGTCGATTGTGCTTACTGTTGGAGAAGGCGATGCGGTTAAACGAGGTGACGAAATTGGATATTTCAAATTCGGAGGTTCTACcattattcttcttttcgaGAAGcgattcttcaagtttgattCGGATCTCGTAAACAACTCCAAGTCATGTGTGGAGACTCTTATTCGTGTTGGTCAGAGTATTGGCCATTCTCCAGATGTCAAGGAACATAAGCCTGCACGTATAGATTTTGCTAAGCAGACAAAggacttcaagttgaacttgatcagAGTTCTAACCGGTGGAGATTTGAACAATGCCAGCGAATTGAGCAACTGGGAGAGTTCCAACATCAAGATAACGACCGAGGATATGGATGAGCTTGTGCAACAGCAGaatgttcttgatgaagaggaagaggaagaggat
- the SRP101 gene encoding GTP binding signal recognition particle receptor (GTP binding Signal Recognition Particle receptor alpha subunit homolog (SR-alpha) (Docking protein alpha) (DP-alpha) (G domain)~go_component signal recognition particle (sensu Eukaryota)~go_funtion RNA binding; GTP binding~go_process SRP-dependent cotranslational protein-membrane targeting) encodes MSQSLIVFKPSGRIEYQYNNKITPFNEFIYNIVNSTHVELEANFYTKSLHQKRFYGYRRDDVYAALYFDAVTTIDGDKIQQTLSGILKTYNKVVTEGDSEDNYSKLKKLVDLQFNQLMKLKSNVDSPVVSAPISARGTPSGSGPNSGTSTPVRRNVKQTPNKKMRKWDGDEMVENVDNSVLDYSASADGDVDGALGDDRVLNIDDSAFVHENELVLVNELNDILNESDDDEDKNDGKAGGFFSKITSFLGGSIDIEDVSKKFNDQLISKNIAPNTAKIIIDKIRDKLGNQRNVTLALYKQTLTEELTKILTPNVSTDLLYDIKRNSTNPRPYVISVVGVNGVGKSTNLAKLAYWFLQNNLNVLICACDTFRSGAVEQLKVHVNNLQRLNSQSSNGENKIDIFEKGYGSGDHVVTTAKMAIQHAASEKFDIVLIDTAGRTHSNTKLMAPLKKFGDAANPDKIIMVGEALVGTDSVEQAINFNNAFGNKRSLDFFIISKVDTVGDLVGTMINMVMATKVPILFVGTGQTYTDIKRLSVKRVVDMLMS; translated from the coding sequence ATGTCGCAATCTCTTATAGTGTTCAAGCCTTCGGGCAGGATCGAGTACCaatacaacaacaagatcacaCCGTTCAACGAGTTCATCTACAACATCGTGAACTCCACCCACGTAGAGCTTGAGGCCAATTTCTACACCAAAAGTTTGCACCAAAAGCGGTTCTACGGCTACAGGCGAGACGACGTGTATGCTGCGTTGTACTTCGATGCAGTGACAACTATTGACGGAGACAAGATCCAGCAAACACTCAGTGGAATTCTCAAGACGTATAATAAGGTCGTGACTGAAGGCGACTCTGAAGATAACTATAgtaagttgaagaagttggttgATTTACAGTTCAATCAGTTGATGAAGCTCAAGCTGAATGTAGACAGCCCCGTAGTTCTGGCTCCAATTCTGGCCCGCGGTACTCCTTCAGGGAGTGGACCcaattctggaacttcTACCCCAGTAAGACGTAATGTCAAGCAGACTCCCAACAAAAAGATGAGAAAGTGGGATGGTGATGAGATGGTAGAGAATGTAGACAACTCTGTATTGGACTATTCGGCCAGCGCAGATGGAGATGTGGATGGAGCCCTTGGTGACGACAGAGTGTTGAATATTGACGATAGTGCATTTGTTCATGAGAAcgaacttgttcttgtaaACGAACTTAACGACATTTTAAACGAGTccgatgatgatgaagacaagaatgaTGGTAAGGCTGGCGGGTTTTTCAGCAAGATTACGTCCTTTTTGGGTGGTTCTAttgacattgaagatgtttctaaaaagttcaacgaccaattgatttcaaagaataTCGCACCGAACACTGCTAAAATAATCATAGATAAAATCAGAGACAAATTGGGTAATCAAAGGAATGTCACATTGGCTTTGTATAAGCAAACTTTGACGGAAGAATTGACTAAGATTTTGACTCCCAATGTCTCCACGGATTTGCTCTATGACATCAAGCGTAACTCCACCAACCCTCGTCCGTATGTAATCTCGGTGGTTGGTGTAAATGGTGTAGGAAAGTCaaccaacttggccaagttggcCTACTGGTTTTTGcagaacaacttgaacgtGTTGATCTGTGCCTGTGACACTTTCAGATCTGGAGCAGTGGAACAATTGAAAGTTCATGTTAACAACTTGCAAAGACTTAATAGCCAGTCATCTAATGGTGAGAACAAAATTGACATCTTTGAAAAAGGGTATGGTTCCGGTGACCACGTAGTCACTACGGCTAAGATGGCTATCCAGCATGCTGCATCTGAGAAGTTTGACATAGTCTTGATTGATACTGCTGGAAGAACACATTCCAACACTAAGCTTATGGCtccattgaagaaatttgGTGATGCCGCTAATCCAGACAAGATCATTATGGTGGGTGAAGCATTGGTTGGAACTGACTCTGTAGAACAAgctatcaacttcaacaatgccTTTGGTAACAAACGAAGCTTAGActttttcatcatctcTAAAGTGGATACTGTTGGTGACTTGGTGGGTACCATGATCAATATGGTCATGGCCACGAAAGTTCCTATCTTGTTTGTGGGTACTGGACAGACATATACTGACATCAAGAGATTGAGTGTCAAGAGAGTGGTGGATATGTTGATGAGTTGA
- a CDS encoding predicted protein, translated as MQFYQSNYANSYQPQGGNISGSGLGAMDNSFGANIDVSGVMGNGELTPGLLAAFGTGGYPGEPPLLEELGINFQHIKDKTRAVLNPLKHDIDPEIMNDSDLAGPILFVLLFGTLLLLSGKVQFGYIYGVGVCGTVGLHYLFKFMSNDVQIDLVRSTSVIGYCLLPLVLISVLGVVISLDNMLGYLLSAFAVLWCTYSASGFFVAVLKLHNARPLVAYPLCMFYTVFAFMVIFVEKADVKVQQS; from the coding sequence ATGCAATTCTACCAGTCCAACTACGCCAACTCGTACCAGCCACAAGGTGGAAACATCAGTGGTAGTGGCTTGGGTGCAATGGATAACAGTTTTGGTGCCAACATTGATGTATCTGGAGTAATGGGCAACGGCGAGTTAACTCCAGGACTTCTCGCTGCTTTCGGCACTGGAGGATATCCAGGTGAGCCTCCTCTTTTGGAAGAGCTCGGTATCAACTTTCAGCATATTAAAGATAAGACACGGGCAGTTTTGAATCCACTCAAACATGACATAGATCCCGAGATCATGAACGACTCGGACTTGGCTGGTCCCATTCTTTTTGTGTTGCTCTTCGGAACATTGTTACTTTTATCTGGGAAAGTGCAGTTTGGCTATATATACGGTGTGGGAGTTTGTGGTACTGTGGGATTGCAttacttgttcaagttcatgaGCAATGATGTTCAGATCGATTTGGTGCGGTCAACCTCGGTGATCGGCTACTGTTTATTGCCATTGGTGTTGATCAGTGTTCTAGGTGTGGTGATATCGTTGGATAATATGTTGGGCTATCTCTTGAGTGCATTTGCTGTTTTGTGGTGTACTTATTCAGCTTCTGGATTCTTCGTGGCCGTGTTGAAGTTGCATAACGCCAGACCCTTGGTGGCTTATCCGTTGTGCATGTTCTACACTGTATTTGCGTTCATGGTGATTTTCGTCGAGAAAGCAGATGTCAAGGTACAGCAATCTTAG
- the MSM1 gene encoding methionyl-tRNA synthetase, mitochondrial (go_funtion tRNA ligase activity; ATP binding~go_process tRNA aminoacylation for protein translation), with amino-acid sequence MKTFPRLSRAKSALRGIRFASSKPFYVSTPIFYVNASPHLGHLYSMLLADTRTRWEKLDPKKSAYFLTGTDEHGLKIQTAAEKSGLSPKQLVDSVSQNFKVLAEKFNVDYDRFIRTTDTDHTEVVQFFWNMMMEKGFIHEGSHSGWYSVSDETFYPETQIEEVVDENGTKKMVSSESRSEVVFQEEENYFFKLSDFQDQLISFLEKNPKFILPEHRYTQILNILKEAPLPDLSISRPSSRLKWSIEVPNDPEQKIYVWFDALLNYLTATGYPQTFPVENNRFVTSPENPWPATHIVGKDIIKFHTIYWPIFLLAAGIELPKQVIVHAHWLSDGFKMSKSLGNVVDPFDILEYYGEDAVRFFLMENSNIQDDCKYREELLHQTREAIIGKYANLMSRCGNSKFDIRQSVEDWRNGRFSDVDTLINEQALNKDQTQSIIEARDNLVASLNGLYTNMDSKLADFDHSRAIQNWWTAVYYGNQLFQLSEPWLYTKLLKDTAVSDADKESYRILQNYFVFLAAETVRITSILITPIVPRLSEKILDRLSVASGARNSEYCEVGADLQFGVGANSKSHRLPIEKVALRGD; translated from the coding sequence ATGAAAACATTCCCCAGACTCTCAAGGGCCAAAAGTGCCCTTCGAGGTATTCGGTTCGCTTCTTCGAAACCATTTTACGTCTCTACGCCCATTTTCTACGTGAATGCCAGTCCCCATTTGGGCCATCTCTACTCCATGCTTTTGGCAGATACCAGAACAAGATGGGAAAAACTCGATCCAAAGAAGCTGGCGTACTTTTTGACGGGCACAGACGAACACGGTTTGAAGATACAGACAGCGGCGGAAAAATCCGGTCTTTCTCCCAAGCAATTGGTTGACTCAGTTTCTCAAAACTTCAAAGTATTGGCCGAAAAGTTCAATGTAGACTACGACAGATTCATAAGAACAACTGATACTGACCATACAGAAGTAGTTCAGTTTTTCTGGAACATGATGATGGAGAAAGGATTCATCCACGAAGGCTCTCACAGTGGCTGGTACTCTGTCAGCGACGAGACCTTCTATCCAGAAACCCagatagaagaagttgtagacGAGAACGGAACCAAAAAGATGGTTAGTTCCGAGTCGAGAAGCGAAGTTGTCTTCcaagaggaagaaaactACTTTTTCAAACTATCGGACTTCCAGGATCAACTTATATCTTTCCTTGAAAAGAATCCCAAGTTCATCTTGCCTGAACACAGATATACTCAGATCTTGAACATTCTCAAGGAAGCACCTTTACCCGATTTGTCCATTTCCAGACCTTCGTCACGACTTAAATGGAGTATTGAAGTGCCTAACGATCCTGAGCAGAAGATCTACGTCTGGTTTGATGCTCTTCTCAATTATTTGACGGCTACGGGTTATCCCCAGACTTTCCCTGTCGAGAACAACAGATTCGTAACTCTGCCAGAAAACCCCTGGCCAGCTACCCATATCGTAGGCAAGgatatcatcaagttcCATACAATCTATTGGCCCATTTTTCTCCTAGCTGCGGGAATAGAATTGCCAAAACAGGTAATCGTACACGCGCACTGGTTGAGCGATGGGTTCAAGATGAGTAAAAGCTTGGGCAATGTTGTAGACCCATTTGATATCTTGGAGTACTATGGGGAGGACGCTGTAAGATTCTTCTTAATGGAAAACTCTAACATCCAGGACGATTGTAAGTACCGTGaagagcttcttcatcagacTAGAGAAGCCATTATTGGCAAATATGCCAATTTGATGTCTCGTTGTGGAAACAGCAAGTTCGATATTAGACAAAGTGTGGAAGATTGGAGAAACGGCAGATTTAGCGACGTAGATACTCTTATCAATGAACAGGCATTGAATAAGGACCAAACACAGAGTATAATAGAAGCCAGAGACAACTTGGTTGCCAGCCTCAATGGTTTATACACAAATATGGATTCGAAACTTGCTGATTTTGATCACCTGCGGGCCATTCAGAACTGGTGGACTGCTGTGTACTATGGCAATCAGCTCTTCCAGTTATCCGAGCCTTGGCTCTATACAAAGCTCTTGAAGGATACTGCGGTGAGTGACGCCGATAAGGAAAGCTACCGAATCCTACAAAATTACTTTGTATTTTTGGCAGCTGAAACTGTGAGAATAACCTCTATTTTAATCACGCCTATTGTCCCACGTTTGTCGgagaagatcttggacaGATTGAGTGTAGCTTCTGGAGCCAGAAACTCTGAATATTGTGAAGTGGGTGCCGATTTGCAGTTTGGCgtgggtgcaaattcaAAACTGCACAGGTTGCCAATAGAGAAGGTGGCCTTGAGAGGTGATTAG
- the YTA7 gene encoding TAT-binding protein-like protein 7, AAA ATPase family (TAT-binding homolog 7, AAA ATPase family protein~go_funtion ATP binding), protein NSDNIEDNREENGEENGEENGEGHGIKDEAPVEEEVVEVGIEPEQPINVAKLKNEDDEDDDFDEEEVSSEEKDEDGDDYVEGDDDDEDDFPSSRRKRNRKKTSQFIASDEEIMSGEDYGYGDAPPRKKKRKSRSRSRSIEPSRGRVTRSGKSIEEVNVVADETRDSDEDDIQKEIADLYDSSPVTTPVKHKLRDRVTKVDYTIPPPLTNELQLDSMRTGTPPYSAGGYRGRGRRPAPSKNEYRKILFPTAGPFGGSDVISVFGTNIPPGGIPVPGLIGNNANLTAIGQNLDDSDSSDEEISPINGEATVSKKPVFSALGTDPKDKKKNSLSDTDPLGIDMNIDFSVVGGLDNYINQLKEMVALPLLYPELYQNFGITPPRGVLFHGPPGTGKTLMARALAASCSTAERKITFFMRKGADCLSKWVGEAERQLRLLFEEAKNQQPSIIFFDEIDGLAPVRSSKQEQIHASIVSTLLALMDGMDNRGQVIVIGATNRPDSIDPALRRPGRFDREFYFPLPDINSRKDILKIHTRKWTPPLADSFVEKIAELTKGYGGADLRALCTEAALHSIQRKYPQIYQTNEKLEVHPSKVKVIAKDFMKSLERIVPSSARSTSTGSAPLPDHLKSLLQDTLTEVTSKLNDLLPDSVGLPGKKKLTALDEALYLDPSTGDEDGGFARQQLLRNLEKSRVCKPHLMISGEAGNGQQYLSAAVLNYLEGFQVQSLDMGTVFGEATRTPESSVVQAFVEARRHQPSILFIPNIDIWFQVVPQSAKATLTSLLRNLKSDEKVLLLGIAESPVDELDPEVQVLFGLDNHANNVKLQNPSREQRQHYFSTLFKTIRMKPYEFINDLENRPKRKLKKLKVIKSASGGSDMITDKKKLKELEYNDTKLKNVLKLKFAGLMDLFKNRYKRFKKPIIDENYLIHIFDPSILENPLLQYEVAYVKSDDPAHENMIKELATGRYYYNMDLDIIEERMWNGYYSEPKQFLKDIKMIVKDCITSGDRERILKANEMLTNAQFGIDDFSTPELLKACRELRAREIKKHDKLLEENR, encoded by the exons AACAGTGATAATATTGAAGATAATCGCGAAGAAAATGGCGAAGAAAATGGCGAAGAAAATGGCGAAGGTCACGGAATAAAAGATGAGGctccagttgaagaagaggttgTAGAAGTCGGCATTGAACCAGAGCAACCTATAAATGTTgcgaagttgaagaatgaagacgacgaagatgacgattttgatgaagaggaGGTTTctctggaagaaaaggacGAAGATGGAGACGACTATGTGGAAGGagacgatgatgacgaGGACGACTTTCCCAGTTCCCGTAGAAAACGCAACCGTAAAAAGACActg CAGTTTATTGCtagtgatgaagaaatcatgTCTGGCGAAGACTATGGCTACGGTGATGCGCCTCCAcgtaagaagaaaaggaagtcTAGATCCAGATCAAGATCCATAGAACCGTCTCGTGGTCGGGTAACAAGATCTGGCAAGctgattgaagaagtaaatGTGGTTGCTGACGAAACCAGAGACAGCGACGAAGACGATATCCAGAAAGAGATAGCTGATTTGTACGATTCTTCGCCAGTAACGACTCCAGTAAAACACAAATTGCGAGACAGAGTCACCAAAGTAGACTACACGATTCCACCTCCTTTAACTAACGAGTTGCAGCTCGATTCCATGCGTACTGGAACTCCTCCGTATTCTGCTGGAGGATACCGTGGAAGGGGACGAAGACCTGCTCCTAGCAAAAACGAATATAGAAAGATACTCTTTCCCACTGCAGGACCATTTGGTGGAAGCGATGTGATCTCGGTTTTTGGAACCAACATTCCCCCTGGTGGTATACCTGTTCCTGGCTTAATTGGTAATAATGCCAACTTGACTGCTATTGGCCAGAACTTGGACGATTCCGACTCCTCAGATGAGGAAATATCACCCATAAATGGTGAAGCTACCGTCTCTAAAAAGCCTGTGTTTTCAGCTCTTG GCACGGATCcaaaagacaagaagaaaaatagTCTCAGCGATACCGATCCGTTAGGCATCGACATGAATATTGACTTCTCCGTTGTGGGTGGCTTGGACAACTATATCAATCAGCTCAAAGAAATGGTCGCCTTACCGTTGTTGTATCCTGAGTTGTACCAAAACTTCGGCATTACACCTCCAAGAGGTGTTTTATTCCATGGACCTCCTGGTACTGGTAAGACATTGATGGCAAGAGCTTTAGCTGCTAGTTGCTCTACAGCAGAGAGAAAAATCACATTCTTCATGAGAAAAGGAGCTGATTGTTTAAGCAAATGGGTTGGAGAAGCCGAGAGACAGTTGAGGCTtctctttgaagaagcaaagaacCAACAGCCTTCgatcattttctttgatgaaATCGACGGTTTGGCGCCGGTTAGATCTTCCaaacaagaacaaatcCATGCCAGTATCGTTTCCACCTTGTTGGCATTGATGGATGGTATGGATAACAGAGGCCAAGTTATCGTAATTGGCGCTACCAATAGACCTGATTCCATCGATCCAGCTTTGAGACGACCTGGTAGATTTGATAGAGAATTCTACTTTCCTTTACCTGACATCAACTCCAGAAAGGATATACTCAAGATACACACTAGAAAATGGACTCCTCCTCTTGCCGACCTGTTTGTAGAAAAGATTGCTGAGTTGACCAAGGGGTACGGTGGTGCTGATTTGCGAGCTCTTTGTACTGAAGCTGCTTTGCACAGTATCCAAAGAAAGTATCCACAAATCTATCAGACAAATGAAAAGCTCGAGGTACATCCTTCTAAAGTAAAGGTTATAGCCAAGGACTTCATGAAGTCCCTCGAGAGAATCGTCCCTTCAAGTGCCAGGTCTACTTCTACAGGTTCAGCACCTTTGCCAGACCATTTGAAGTCGTTATTACAAGATACTTTAACTGAAGTAACGTCTAAATTGAATGACTTACTTCCCGATTCTGTAGGATTGCctggaaagaagaagttgactgCTTTGGATGAGGCTCTTTACTTGGATCCTTCTACTGGAGATGAGGATGGAGGTTTTGCCAGACAGCAACTATTgagaaacttggaaaagtctCGTGTTTGCAAACCTCATTTGATGATTTCCGGAGAAGCAGGTAATGGCCAGCAGTATTTGAGTGCAGCTGTTTTAAACTATTTGGAAGGTTTTCAAGTCCAGTCGTTGGATATGGGGACAGTGTTTGGTGAAGCTACTAGAACACCTGAACTGAGTGTCGTACAAGCATTTGTAGAAGCCAGAAGACACCAACCTTCGATTTTATTTATTCCTAATATCGATATCTGGTTCCAGGTGGTTCCTCAATCAGCCAAGGCTACCTTGACGAGTTTGTTGAGAAATCTCAAGAGCGACGAAAAGgtccttcttcttggaatagCTGAATCACCAGTAGACGAACTTGATCCTGAAGTCCAGGTTCTCTTTGGCTTGGACAACCATGCCAATAATGTGAAGTTGCAAAACCCCTCAAGGGAACAGAGACAGCATTATTTCAGCACATTGTTCAAGACCATCAGAATGAAGCCATACGAGTTCATCAACGATTTGGAGAATAGACCCAagagaaagttgaagaaactcaaGGTTATCAAGAGTGCGTCGGGAGGATCTGACATGATCACcgacaagaagaagctaaAGGAGTTAGAATACAACGacaccaagttgaagaatgtgTTGAAGTTAAAGTTTGCAGGTTTGAtggacttgttcaagaatcGTTACAAGCGTTTTAAGAAGCCTATCATTGATGAAAATTATCTCATTCATATCTTTGATCCTTCAATTTTAGAGAATCCACTCTTACAGTACGAAGTCGCCTATGTCAAGTCAGATGACCCTGCTCATGAGAATATGATCAAGGAACTTGCTACTGGCAGATACTATTACAATATGGACTTGGACATCATCGAAGAAAGGATGTGGAATGGCTACTACAGTGAGCCCAAgcaattcttgaaagatATCAAGATGATTGTCAAGGATTGTATAACTTCGGGTGATAGGGAGAGAATTTTGAAAGCTAACGAGATGTTGACCAATGCTCAATTTGGTATAGATGATTTTTCAACCCCTGAATTACTTAAAGCTTGTAGAGAATTGAGGGcaagagaaatcaagaaacaTGAcaaattgttggaagaaaacaga